In Methanosarcina siciliae T4/M, one genomic interval encodes:
- a CDS encoding disaggregatase related repeat-containing protein: MSENQQIYRREEKKKKGIMILTLITFLTIVTIALSNAPPEQTVYVNTDGSGDFNCDGTDDQVEINEALEYVAENPEYTTVHLKGPNAYIISDSIFIGSDTVLEGDSTAVIKLEDKADWPLEKPLITHIDSSEIHNITIRGFEIDGNHDGNKEKSRGKGYHNLIHFLNCKNIRVYDMYMHDSHGDGLKVVKGSEIQFYNNTVYKLGHDALYIIYSSNIEAWNNRITCRTNSGLRVYNGNHVKFYNNVINSEGEGGAGIEIQKAGASTAMNDIEIYNNLIYETNTAGIWITGYGSEYSKDSAKDVYIHNNKFYNTGINSGADWSGGIVLNGFYDTLIENNIFDGCYGAAIAHKEVDEEFSAPGSNYTTIARNNIIINTKPSPTAGEGYAFYNKLQNTHSFILENNCLSNNSGGNYMYASSTSDVEVDPALIEQLSENGSAGQNLPCADAINAGPQKMHSEIDGQGMEQEEGLKSKIERVISKIVGFVKNTFLGFASGEADEENLKIISLSVASDNRLKEEAPTTTYRETEYIDVGERSEGGIYRGLMLFELKQLDETGSIEKATLSLFWYYPEEARPEDTILEVYRPEKWCDEHVTWEEREIESPWRTPGGDWYDKNGDLQGTTPYATITIKGSILPDNSYYELDVTELVKKYVSEEYDNTGFLIKARNESNNYIAFYSSEWKNKAQRPKLTIEYTDK; this comes from the coding sequence ATGAGCGAAAATCAGCAGATATACAGAAGAGAGGAAAAGAAGAAAAAAGGAATCATGATCTTAACTCTTATAACTTTTCTTACAATTGTGACCATTGCCCTCTCAAATGCCCCGCCAGAACAGACTGTTTATGTAAATACTGACGGGAGTGGAGATTTCAACTGTGATGGAACCGATGACCAGGTCGAGATTAACGAAGCCCTCGAATACGTTGCAGAAAACCCGGAGTACACAACCGTTCATTTGAAAGGCCCCAACGCATACATCATCTCAGACAGCATTTTCATCGGAAGCGATACAGTCCTGGAAGGGGATTCCACAGCTGTGATAAAACTTGAAGATAAAGCAGACTGGCCATTGGAGAAACCTTTGATTACCCATATTGATAGTTCGGAAATACATAATATTACCATAAGAGGTTTTGAGATTGACGGGAACCACGATGGGAATAAAGAAAAAAGCAGAGGAAAAGGGTATCACAACCTGATCCATTTCCTAAATTGTAAAAATATTCGGGTCTACGACATGTACATGCACGACAGCCACGGCGATGGGCTGAAAGTGGTGAAAGGGTCCGAAATTCAGTTTTATAATAACACCGTATATAAACTCGGGCATGACGCTCTTTACATAATCTATTCTTCGAACATAGAGGCCTGGAACAACAGGATAACGTGCAGGACAAACAGTGGACTCAGGGTATATAACGGGAACCACGTTAAATTCTATAACAATGTAATCAATTCCGAAGGAGAAGGAGGAGCAGGAATTGAAATCCAGAAAGCAGGCGCTTCAACAGCAATGAATGATATCGAAATCTACAACAACCTGATATATGAAACAAATACCGCAGGCATCTGGATTACAGGCTACGGATCCGAATATTCAAAAGACTCTGCAAAAGACGTGTACATTCACAATAATAAATTTTATAATACAGGCATTAATTCCGGAGCTGACTGGTCAGGAGGAATTGTCCTCAACGGTTTTTACGATACCCTGATAGAAAACAACATATTCGATGGCTGCTACGGGGCAGCAATTGCCCATAAAGAAGTAGATGAAGAGTTTTCAGCCCCGGGCTCAAACTACACAACCATCGCACGAAATAATATAATAATAAATACCAAACCAAGCCCTACAGCCGGGGAAGGTTATGCATTTTATAACAAATTGCAAAACACCCACTCATTCATCCTTGAAAATAACTGCCTCTCAAACAATTCGGGTGGGAACTACATGTATGCAAGCTCTACCTCGGATGTAGAGGTCGATCCCGCACTTATCGAGCAGCTGAGTGAGAACGGATCTGCAGGGCAAAACCTACCCTGTGCAGACGCCATAAATGCCGGGCCACAGAAAATGCATTCTGAGATAGATGGGCAGGGTATGGAACAGGAAGAAGGCCTTAAATCGAAGATTGAAAGGGTGATCTCAAAAATAGTAGGGTTTGTGAAAAATACCTTTTTAGGTTTTGCTTCGGGAGAAGCGGATGAAGAAAACCTTAAAATCATCTCACTTTCGGTTGCCTCGGACAATAGGTTGAAAGAAGAAGCTCCGACCACAACGTACAGGGAAACCGAATATATAGACGTGGGGGAAAGGTCGGAGGGAGGAATATACAGGGGCCTTATGCTGTTCGAACTGAAGCAACTGGATGAAACGGGCAGTATTGAAAAGGCAACTCTTTCTCTGTTCTGGTATTACCCTGAAGAAGCCAGACCGGAAGATACTATTCTGGAAGTTTACAGACCGGAAAAATGGTGTGATGAACACGTTACCTGGGAAGAAAGAGAAATAGAAAGCCCCTGGCGGACCCCGGGAGGAGACTGGTACGATAAGAACGGTGATCTGCAGGGCACCACTCCGTATGCTACAATAACGATCAAAGGCAGTATACTTCCTGACAACAGTTATTATGAGCTGGATGTAACCGAGCTCGTAAAAAAATACGTCAGTGAAGAATACGACAATACAGGTTTCCTAATCAAAGCCCGCAATGAAAGCAATAATTATATTGCATTCTACAGTTCGGAATGGAAAAACAAAGCCCAAAGGCCAAAACTTACTATAGAGTATACAGACAAATAA
- a CDS encoding glycosyltransferase family 2 protein — MIPAQNEEASIGSKVLLAASYADRVLVLDKGSTDRTMEVAALGGARVVPLSGGEEALLKVLYRTSLDSELVVLIYPECMQDIDLLSHVLEPLKQGFDLSVGSWPCRVSCEQETVMLLNGKSTFKEKIGFLAVTSRALQSISSGKEHLSLKSLLSAAKTEKLKVNYLSFDIDPAFRKLESTRIGVVVPAYNEELLIGETLSGIPEYVDRIYVIDDGSTDRTGEVIKQFGDSRIVYLRHEVNKGVGAGIIDGYKLALKDEMDIVAVMAGDNQMDPVHLPRLIFPIIEGLADYTKGNRLLSENFMTGMSRWRSFGNLLLSFLTKIGSGYWHVMDPQNGYTAISRQALEVIDLDSVYPYYGYCNDLLIKLNAFGMRVMDVVIPARYGRERSSIRYSKYIRRVSPMLFKGFLWRLRVKYMVLDFHPLVLFYFLGMLALPLSVILGIWGLLQLLLQSPLPSYYPLLGFLVLGAGLQLLLFGMLFDMQVEKKMNERVRLAR, encoded by the coding sequence TTGATTCCGGCTCAAAACGAAGAAGCTTCCATAGGAAGCAAAGTCCTGCTTGCGGCAAGTTACGCAGACCGCGTACTGGTGCTTGACAAAGGGTCTACTGACCGAACTATGGAAGTGGCAGCTCTTGGTGGGGCAAGAGTTGTTCCTCTTTCGGGAGGAGAGGAAGCTTTGCTCAAAGTCCTTTACAGGACATCCCTTGATTCAGAGCTTGTTGTTCTTATCTATCCGGAGTGCATGCAGGACATAGATCTGCTTTCTCACGTCCTTGAACCGTTGAAGCAGGGATTTGACCTTTCGGTGGGTTCCTGGCCATGCAGGGTTTCCTGTGAACAGGAGACGGTCATGCTTCTGAACGGGAAAAGCACCTTCAAGGAAAAGATAGGCTTTCTTGCCGTGACTTCAAGAGCGCTTCAGAGTATTAGCTCAGGCAAAGAGCATCTGTCTTTGAAATCCCTGCTTTCTGCTGCGAAAACTGAAAAACTTAAGGTTAACTATTTGAGTTTTGACATTGACCCGGCATTCAGGAAGCTTGAGAGCACCCGTATAGGGGTTGTAGTGCCTGCCTATAACGAAGAACTGCTTATCGGCGAGACCCTGAGCGGGATTCCGGAGTATGTTGACCGGATCTACGTGATCGATGATGGAAGTACTGACCGGACCGGAGAAGTTATAAAACAATTCGGAGACTCTAGAATCGTTTATCTGCGCCACGAAGTAAACAAAGGTGTCGGGGCAGGGATCATTGACGGGTACAAGCTTGCTCTAAAAGACGAAATGGATATCGTGGCAGTTATGGCCGGAGATAACCAGATGGATCCTGTCCATCTTCCGAGATTGATCTTCCCGATTATTGAGGGACTGGCCGACTACACAAAGGGCAACCGGCTTCTCTCGGAAAATTTCATGACCGGGATGAGCAGGTGGAGATCTTTTGGAAACCTCCTGCTGAGTTTCCTGACTAAAATAGGGAGTGGATACTGGCATGTCATGGATCCGCAGAACGGGTATACAGCCATTTCCAGGCAGGCTCTTGAGGTTATTGATCTGGACTCCGTTTATCCTTACTACGGCTACTGTAACGACCTGCTAATAAAGCTCAACGCCTTTGGAATGAGGGTCATGGATGTGGTAATCCCTGCACGTTACGGCAGAGAAAGATCTTCCATAAGGTACAGTAAGTATATCCGAAGGGTTTCACCAATGCTTTTCAAGGGTTTTCTCTGGAGGCTCAGGGTTAAATACATGGTGCTTGACTTCCATCCTCTGGTGTTGTTTTACTTCCTCGGGATGCTCGCCTTGCCTTTGAGTGTTATCCTTGGGATCTGGGGACTTTTGCAGCTATTGCTTCAAAGTCCACTGCCGTCCTATTACCCATTGCTAGGTTTCCTTGTACTGGGTGCCGGACTTCAGCTGCTCCTTTTCGGGATGCTCTTTGACATGCAGGTTGAAAAGAAAATGAATGAAAGAGTAAGACTTGCTCGTTGA
- a CDS encoding UDP-N-acetylglucosamine 3-dehydrogenase, which translates to MMRIGVVGTGYMGENHVRIYSEMEDVKLIGISDPNTSRVKELAAMYNTLPFADHKKMFEKTKLDAISIAAPTTLHCPIVLDALGAGVDVLVEKPIADSVENAAAMIEYAEEQDRHLMVGHIERFNPAVLKLKEIVDSGTLGKVVSVSTRRVGPYNPRTRDVGVILDIGVHDIDIISCIYGMKINQVYTVAGSDIHSFEDHATIHLRLNHAYSGLVETNWLTPHKIRKLTAVGLKGVAYLDYLDQSVELHDNGWVQKARVEKVEPLKKELSHFISCARDGNCPMPSGEEGKHALEVALAAIQSYQEERMIEI; encoded by the coding sequence TTGATGCGTATAGGAGTGGTCGGAACCGGTTACATGGGGGAGAACCACGTCAGGATCTATAGTGAAATGGAAGACGTAAAACTGATAGGGATTTCCGATCCAAATACTTCAAGGGTAAAAGAGCTTGCGGCAATGTATAATACACTGCCTTTTGCAGACCATAAAAAAATGTTTGAGAAAACAAAGCTCGACGCGATAAGTATCGCAGCTCCAACTACCCTTCATTGTCCTATAGTGCTTGATGCCCTTGGAGCTGGAGTGGACGTGCTTGTAGAAAAGCCTATTGCAGACAGTGTGGAAAATGCAGCTGCAATGATCGAATACGCGGAAGAACAGGACAGGCACCTGATGGTAGGGCATATCGAGAGATTTAACCCTGCGGTTCTGAAATTAAAAGAAATCGTTGATTCGGGAACTTTGGGGAAAGTCGTCTCCGTTTCAACCAGAAGAGTTGGTCCTTACAATCCAAGGACAAGAGATGTGGGAGTAATACTGGATATTGGGGTTCACGACATAGATATAATCTCCTGCATTTATGGAATGAAGATTAACCAGGTATACACCGTAGCAGGCTCGGATATACACTCTTTTGAAGACCATGCGACAATTCATCTTCGTCTGAACCATGCATACTCTGGGCTTGTGGAAACAAACTGGCTTACTCCTCACAAAATCCGGAAGCTTACAGCTGTCGGCCTGAAGGGAGTTGCATATCTGGACTACCTTGATCAAAGTGTGGAACTTCACGACAATGGTTGGGTCCAAAAAGCCAGGGTAGAAAAAGTCGAACCTTTGAAAAAAGAACTCTCCCATTTTATCAGCTGCGCAAGGGACGGAAACTGCCCTATGCCCTCGGGAGAAGAAGGAAAGCATGCCTTGGAAGTGGCACTGGCTGCAATCCAGTCATATCAGGAAGAAAGAATGATTGAAATCTGA
- a CDS encoding lipopolysaccharide biosynthesis protein, translated as MSNFITNVLKLVSGSVTAQVLGIILIPIITRIYNPDDFGIFQLFISLSGILVIVSTFSYQLAIMLPKTEEDAANVTALCIVLVTFVSLLTGIGIWLIPDNVDNIFNTPGISRYLPLLPLIIFLNGIFFVQNYWLSRKTRFGVIAGSRVSNTLTSKLVQIGFATWIITPLGLIGGFITGYAFADLIMLKGIKKDIKIFKQVSIKRMKEVAIRYKKFPLFSSWSSIANTISPQVPAFLLAYFYSTSVVGHFSLANQVVNLPMGIVGTAIGQVFFQKVSEVKNGNVEGDMKTIVEEVYKKLISIGIFPMILLVILGEQIFVFAFGENWGISGTYVRILVPWIFLVFLSSPISTLYNIFEKQKVWLTFSIVLLASRILALIIGGTHGDPEFALALYSFTGIVFWLWNNAYLLGLVGISKKESVEILVKYTTIGIIISIPLILIELISTSFYLIIFTAVVMTVIYYAITLHEDPMFRKMFSTLLVNVRNRN; from the coding sequence ATGTCGAACTTTATCACGAACGTACTAAAACTTGTTTCCGGAAGTGTTACTGCACAGGTTCTGGGCATAATTCTCATACCCATAATCACAAGAATTTATAATCCGGATGATTTTGGAATTTTTCAGCTTTTCATTTCATTATCAGGCATACTTGTGATTGTTTCTACTTTCTCGTATCAACTTGCGATTATGCTGCCAAAGACAGAGGAAGATGCTGCAAATGTCACTGCCCTGTGTATTGTACTGGTGACTTTTGTATCCTTACTGACAGGAATAGGGATTTGGCTAATTCCAGATAATGTCGACAACATTTTCAACACCCCCGGAATTTCAAGATACCTGCCACTCCTTCCGTTAATAATATTCCTTAATGGCATCTTTTTTGTGCAAAATTACTGGCTTTCAAGAAAAACTCGTTTCGGAGTCATTGCAGGGTCCAGAGTTTCGAACACCTTAACGTCAAAGTTAGTTCAAATAGGATTTGCGACATGGATTATTACCCCATTAGGCCTGATTGGCGGATTCATTACAGGGTATGCATTTGCAGACCTTATTATGCTTAAGGGCATAAAAAAAGATATTAAGATTTTCAAACAGGTCTCAATTAAAAGAATGAAAGAAGTGGCCATCCGGTACAAAAAATTTCCGTTATTCAGCTCCTGGTCATCGATCGCAAACACTATTTCTCCCCAGGTTCCTGCTTTTTTGCTTGCATACTTTTACAGTACATCAGTTGTGGGGCATTTCTCACTTGCAAACCAGGTAGTAAACCTGCCTATGGGAATTGTCGGCACAGCTATAGGCCAGGTCTTTTTCCAGAAAGTAAGTGAGGTTAAGAACGGGAATGTGGAAGGAGACATGAAGACTATAGTTGAGGAGGTTTACAAAAAGCTGATTTCAATAGGAATCTTCCCCATGATACTCCTGGTGATCCTCGGAGAGCAGATTTTCGTATTTGCTTTTGGAGAAAACTGGGGTATTTCAGGCACATACGTAAGAATCCTTGTGCCCTGGATCTTCCTGGTCTTTCTTTCCTCTCCAATCTCAACTCTATATAACATATTTGAGAAACAGAAAGTATGGCTCACCTTCAGCATAGTCCTCCTTGCCTCAAGGATATTAGCCCTGATAATAGGAGGAACTCACGGAGACCCTGAATTCGCTCTTGCCCTGTATAGCTTTACAGGAATAGTGTTCTGGCTCTGGAACAACGCATACCTGCTGGGGCTTGTAGGAATTAGCAAGAAAGAAAGCGTAGAAATTCTTGTAAAATATACAACAATAGGCATTATAATATCTATCCCGTTAATTTTGATAGAATTGATTTCTACAAGCTTTTACCTGATAATATTTACAGCCGTGGTTATGACGGTTATCTATTACGCAATAACTCTTCATGAAGATCCCATGTTCAGAAAAATGTTCTCAACTTTACTTGTAAACGTAAGAAATAGGAACTGA
- a CDS encoding glycosyltransferase family 4 protein, with translation MKLLFLDIVWPLYLADGSLIHRHELVSNLAKMDNEIHIFTTDSSTLSHLGNIRCHYIRPGSLLTLTINYFRSSAGLVGSETFDVLYTRNPNFGFLAGLFCKSRFKTLVYELNGIPEDEGSLIKSRCDEEKVLQKGKTVNLSRHFSSAKSRLNISVLKKALRLSDRIIAVTPGIKANLESAYNIPGEKITVIPNGANTSLFQPLEQATCRKELGLDPEIPYVCFVGNLAPWQGVEYLVKAVPSILDRYPECRFLIVGDGVMKDELLNLSGELGVTDRFVFTGVVAYDQVPVYINASDICAAPFILARNAKIGLSPLKLYEYMACGKPVIASAISGVADVLEASGGGIPVPPENPEALAEAISKLLENRESREKIGLKGLSYVTENYSWYSVAKQVDRVCKSGLRD, from the coding sequence ATGAAGTTGCTCTTTCTGGATATAGTGTGGCCCCTTTACCTGGCTGACGGATCCCTTATACACAGGCATGAACTTGTAAGTAACCTTGCAAAGATGGATAATGAAATCCATATCTTCACTACGGATAGTTCCACTCTTTCTCATCTGGGCAATATCCGCTGCCATTATATACGTCCTGGAAGCCTGCTTACCCTTACAATAAATTATTTCCGGAGTTCTGCCGGGCTAGTCGGTTCCGAAACTTTTGATGTTCTGTATACAAGAAATCCGAATTTCGGTTTTCTTGCCGGGCTATTTTGCAAAAGCAGGTTTAAAACTCTGGTTTATGAATTAAACGGGATCCCGGAAGATGAAGGCAGCCTTATCAAATCCAGATGTGACGAAGAGAAAGTCTTGCAGAAAGGAAAAACGGTAAATTTATCCAGGCATTTTTCTTCCGCAAAATCCAGGTTAAATATCTCGGTTCTGAAAAAAGCTCTCAGGCTTTCGGATAGGATAATTGCAGTGACTCCGGGAATAAAAGCGAATCTTGAGAGTGCTTATAACATTCCTGGAGAAAAAATAACTGTGATCCCTAACGGAGCAAACACCTCTCTCTTCCAACCGCTTGAACAGGCTACATGCAGAAAAGAGCTCGGGCTTGACCCGGAAATTCCTTATGTATGTTTTGTAGGAAACCTTGCTCCCTGGCAGGGAGTCGAATATCTGGTAAAGGCGGTTCCTTCAATACTTGACAGATACCCGGAATGCCGTTTTCTTATTGTCGGTGACGGGGTTATGAAGGACGAGTTGCTCAACCTCTCAGGAGAACTGGGGGTTACAGACAGGTTCGTTTTTACAGGTGTGGTTGCCTATGATCAGGTACCTGTGTATATCAATGCAAGTGATATCTGTGCTGCTCCCTTTATACTGGCGAGGAATGCAAAAATAGGGCTTTCCCCTCTAAAATTATATGAATATATGGCTTGCGGGAAGCCAGTTATTGCAAGTGCGATTAGCGGGGTTGCTGATGTACTTGAGGCTTCGGGAGGAGGAATTCCTGTTCCTCCGGAAAACCCGGAAGCTCTTGCAGAAGCTATCTCAAAGCTACTTGAAAATCGGGAATCAAGGGAAAAAATAGGCTTAAAAGGTTTAAGTTATGTTACTGAAAATTACAGCTGGTACAGTGTTGCGAAACAGGTAGACAGAGTCTGCAAATCAGGTCTCAGGGACTGA
- a CDS encoding glycosyltransferase family 2 protein, giving the protein MNPESKRKYLLITPARNEEDNLPDVSESVTGQKVTPVLWIIVDDGSTDGTPYILEGLKARYSWIRSIRLPPKPRDITFHYSYVCKQGFDYALEYSRENGIECDYIGLLDADTVLEENYFGKLMGEFEKDSSLGIASGGVYYDFGGKLSREVSDKNLPRGTGRLWRKSCFLETEGYQVEPSPDSISNTKALLRGWQLRQYIDVVEIQKRKTGSGEGLWKGYVKNGWMAYYVDKSLSMVLFNTLYFSFKSPYYTGIAYLYGYFNSAVKKENKIRDTEIRAYYRKQNLGLLFSRISGILSRNSTDAKQGER; this is encoded by the coding sequence ATGAATCCCGAGTCTAAAAGGAAATACCTGTTGATTACGCCTGCAAGAAATGAAGAGGATAACCTGCCTGACGTTTCCGAATCCGTAACGGGGCAGAAAGTAACACCTGTACTATGGATCATAGTGGACGATGGGAGTACGGATGGAACTCCCTACATTCTTGAAGGTTTGAAGGCAAGATACTCCTGGATTCGAAGCATAAGGCTCCCTCCAAAGCCAAGGGACATAACCTTTCACTATAGCTACGTCTGCAAACAGGGATTTGATTATGCACTGGAATACAGTAGGGAAAATGGCATTGAGTGTGATTACATAGGGCTCCTTGATGCCGACACCGTACTCGAAGAAAACTACTTCGGGAAATTAATGGGTGAATTTGAAAAGGATTCTTCTCTCGGGATTGCAAGCGGAGGGGTTTACTATGATTTCGGCGGCAAGCTTTCACGAGAAGTATCCGATAAAAATCTGCCCCGCGGCACAGGAAGGCTCTGGAGAAAGTCCTGTTTTCTCGAAACCGAAGGTTATCAGGTGGAACCTTCCCCGGATTCCATTTCCAATACTAAAGCTCTTCTTCGGGGCTGGCAGCTCAGGCAGTATATAGATGTTGTCGAAATCCAGAAACGAAAGACGGGATCAGGAGAGGGGCTATGGAAGGGATACGTTAAAAATGGCTGGATGGCTTATTACGTAGATAAAAGTTTATCTATGGTTCTGTTTAATACGCTTTATTTTTCTTTCAAGTCTCCATATTACACAGGAATTGCATACCTCTATGGATATTTCAATTCAGCCGTTAAGAAGGAGAACAAAATCAGGGATACGGAAATAAGGGCTTACTATAGAAAACAAAATCTGGGTCTGTTGTTTTCCCGGATTTCGGGAATTTTAAGCCGCAACTCTACAGATGCCAAGCAGGGAGAGCGGTGA
- a CDS encoding polysaccharide deacetylase family protein has product MRAMYDLLKQNSKIWDLFSRREEYCPEKLDEHGRFLFAESFLKKASEPEVSRYLVEHGMKVEFPENRTFAVCLTHDMDDIYPPLSHSLLSSAFCLKNLDFRGLEFQFLWKFRGAGYSPYLNFSEIMDLEEDFGAKSSFYFIASSKDPKRFRYDIEDLEGSLGEISDRGWEAGLHGGYYSYNDSRALKREKERLEAILGKKVLGFRNHYLRFKTPETWEMLADAGFGYDSTFGFSDSIGFRNGMCHPFRPYNLTEGREIGILEIPLTVMDVALFKAFGSFEEAWKCTKDLIDTTARFNGVITLLWHNFVFGCSFRKDWIKLYEKALQYCSEKGAWMTSGEEIYRWWENESRV; this is encoded by the coding sequence ATGAGAGCTATGTATGACTTACTGAAGCAAAACTCAAAAATCTGGGATCTTTTTTCCCGAAGAGAAGAATATTGCCCTGAAAAGCTTGATGAGCACGGACGTTTTCTTTTCGCTGAATCTTTTTTGAAAAAAGCCTCCGAGCCTGAGGTTTCCAGATACCTGGTAGAACACGGGATGAAAGTTGAATTCCCGGAAAACAGGACCTTTGCTGTGTGTTTGACTCATGATATGGATGATATTTATCCTCCTCTTTCCCACAGCCTTCTGTCCTCGGCCTTCTGCCTGAAGAATCTGGATTTCCGGGGTCTGGAATTTCAGTTCCTCTGGAAATTCCGGGGTGCCGGTTATTCCCCTTACCTTAACTTTTCCGAAATCATGGATCTTGAAGAGGATTTCGGGGCAAAATCCTCTTTTTATTTCATTGCAAGCAGCAAGGACCCAAAAAGGTTCAGATATGATATCGAAGACTTGGAAGGCTCTCTGGGAGAAATTTCCGATAGGGGATGGGAAGCCGGCTTACATGGGGGCTATTATTCATATAATGACTCCCGAGCGCTGAAACGTGAAAAAGAAAGGCTTGAAGCCATTCTGGGTAAAAAAGTTCTGGGTTTCCGCAACCATTATCTCCGGTTCAAAACTCCCGAAACATGGGAAATGCTTGCGGATGCAGGGTTCGGATATGATTCAACTTTCGGATTCAGTGATTCGATCGGCTTCAGGAATGGTATGTGCCATCCTTTCAGACCATATAATCTCACGGAAGGCAGGGAGATAGGCATACTGGAAATTCCGCTTACTGTAATGGATGTTGCTCTTTTCAAGGCTTTCGGATCTTTTGAGGAAGCCTGGAAATGTACAAAGGATCTTATAGATACGACAGCAAGGTTCAATGGGGTAATTACCCTGCTGTGGCATAATTTCGTTTTCGGGTGCAGTTTCCGAAAAGACTGGATCAAACTCTATGAAAAAGCGCTGCAGTACTGCTCTGAAAAAGGGGCATGGATGACAAGCGGAGAAGAGATTTACAGGTGGTGGGAGAATGAATCCCGAGTCTAA
- a CDS encoding DUF354 domain-containing protein, translating into MRVIVDIGHPAHVHFFKNTIWSLEKKGHQVMVVSRDKDVVIELLDAYKIPHTVLSKVRSGKIHLFEEWFVRESKLYNIARQFNPDVITGILSPPVAHVAWALGKKSIIFNDTEHAEIAQKMTYPFCNIICTPTSFKKDAGKKQLKYSGYHELAYLHPAYFSPNPDVLRELGVEEGEPFVIMRFISWGAHHDVGQHGIDNKLSLIKELEKFGKVFISSEGKLAEEFERYRIRVPSEKIHDLLYYATLCVGEGATMAVESAILGTPSIYVSSLAGTMGNFSELEGKYGLLFNYSESESALAKALELLKDPELKKTWGLKRAALLRDKINVTEFMVGLIESLPGKKSGVSMPVVLDESYV; encoded by the coding sequence TTGAGGGTCATTGTTGATATAGGGCATCCGGCGCACGTTCATTTTTTTAAAAATACTATATGGAGTCTTGAAAAAAAAGGACACCAGGTAATGGTTGTCTCAAGGGATAAAGACGTTGTAATAGAGTTATTAGATGCCTATAAAATCCCCCATACAGTTTTAAGCAAGGTCAGGTCGGGCAAGATACACCTGTTTGAAGAGTGGTTCGTAAGAGAGTCTAAACTTTATAATATTGCTCGCCAGTTTAATCCGGACGTCATTACGGGTATTCTCTCTCCTCCGGTTGCTCATGTAGCCTGGGCACTGGGAAAAAAATCCATCATTTTTAATGATACCGAACATGCAGAAATAGCCCAGAAAATGACTTATCCTTTTTGCAATATCATTTGCACGCCCACTTCCTTTAAAAAGGATGCAGGAAAAAAACAGCTCAAGTACAGCGGCTATCATGAACTGGCATATCTCCATCCCGCTTACTTCTCTCCGAATCCTGATGTTTTACGGGAACTCGGAGTAGAGGAAGGTGAACCGTTTGTAATCATGCGCTTCATTTCGTGGGGTGCACATCATGATGTAGGCCAGCACGGAATCGATAATAAGTTGTCACTTATTAAAGAACTCGAAAAATTTGGGAAGGTTTTCATTTCTTCGGAAGGGAAACTGGCAGAAGAATTTGAACGATACAGGATCAGGGTGCCCTCGGAAAAAATCCATGATCTTCTTTATTATGCCACACTATGCGTGGGGGAAGGAGCAACCATGGCTGTAGAAAGCGCAATTCTTGGCACTCCGTCTATTTATGTTTCCTCCCTTGCAGGGACTATGGGAAACTTTTCGGAGCTCGAAGGAAAGTACGGTTTGCTCTTCAATTACAGTGAGTCGGAATCTGCCCTTGCAAAGGCTTTGGAACTTCTCAAAGACCCTGAACTTAAGAAGACCTGGGGCCTCAAGAGAGCCGCCCTGCTCAGGGACAAAATTAACGTAACCGAATTTATGGTAGGGCTCATAGAAAGTCTTCCTGGTAAAAAGTCAGGGGTTTCCATGCCAGTGGTTTTGGATGAGAGCTATGTATGA